One window from the genome of Sulfodiicoccus acidiphilus encodes:
- a CDS encoding nucleotidyltransferase domain-containing protein translates to MSSEEICKLYRNLKPKVVILFGSRARGDYTEESDIDVLIISDLLPRDPREGFIMAYNVNFPKVMPTPMNTRVFLKKLEEGSTLVLEIIEDGKILCGDEDFINEIMKTFTEVRKRFTREGKLWKW, encoded by the coding sequence TTGTCATCAGAAGAGATTTGTAAACTTTACCGAAATTTAAAACCTAAGGTTGTCATACTCTTCGGATCTCGTGCGAGAGGAGACTATACGGAAGAGAGCGACATAGATGTTCTCATTATTTCGGATCTATTACCGAGAGACCCTCGAGAAGGGTTTATTATGGCTTATAACGTTAATTTTCCTAAAGTAATGCCAACACCCATGAATACCCGAGTGTTTTTAAAGAAGCTTGAGGAAGGGTCCACTCTCGTTCTTGAAATAATCGAAGATGGAAAGATATTATGTGGTGATGAAGATTTTATCAATGAGATCATGAAGACTTTTACGGAAGTCAGAAAGAGGTTCACTAGAGAAGGTAAGTTATGGAAATGGTAA
- a CDS encoding HEPN domain-containing protein, producing MVSRHNDWLRQAERNLKSAEVNLQNSLYEETCYESQQVGEKAVKALLNYLHKEMRGHSITMLLKAVDVKVPEEIFVCAQELDKHYIPSRYPDVYDEGAPADYYNENNAESCLNCGKKILEWVKEIVIRRDL from the coding sequence GTGGTCAGCAGGCATAACGATTGGTTGAGGCAAGCAGAGAGGAACCTTAAGTCCGCAGAGGTCAACTTACAGAACAGCCTTTATGAGGAGACTTGCTACGAATCACAGCAGGTAGGGGAAAAGGCAGTCAAAGCTTTGCTTAATTATCTTCACAAGGAAATGAGGGGACATTCGATCACCATGCTACTTAAGGCGGTTGATGTCAAAGTCCCTGAGGAGATATTTGTATGTGCACAGGAACTCGACAAGCATTACATTCCTTCTAGATATCCAGACGTCTATGACGAAGGCGCTCCAGCAGATTACTACAACGAAAATAACGCCGAGAGTTGTTTGAACTGCGGTAAAAAAATTCTTGAATGGGTGAAAGAAATTGTCATCAGAAGAGATTTGTAA
- a CDS encoding tyrosine-type recombinase/integrase encodes MFLKRYEDRSSGAKVFLLLLTETGLRIGEVYSISTDKIDFKNRVIK; translated from the coding sequence ATCTTCTTAAAAAGATATGAAGATAGATCTTCAGGGGCGAAAGTTTTCCTTCTCCTCCTGACCGAAACGGGCTTGAGAATAGGCGAGGTCTACTCCATTTCTACGGACAAGATAGATTTCAAGAACAGGGTAATAAAGTGA
- a CDS encoding transposase: protein MREKVPPKSTVFLFYKKLHETVKGEEVMWTTLMEELNSLDEVVKQYQEKGLELQVGREKTTSMRSIT, encoded by the coding sequence GTGAGGGAGAAGGTCCCTCCCAAGAGCACGGTCTTCCTGTTCTACAAGAAGCTACATGAGACCGTGAAGGGAGAGGAGGTCATGTGGACCACGCTCATGGAAGAGCTCAACTCTCTGGACGAAGTCGTGAAACAGTACCAGGAGAAGGGTTTGGAACTCCAGGTGGGGAGAGAAAAAACGACGAGTATGAGGAGTATTACGTGA
- a CDS encoding AAA family ATPase: MLVILFDGRPKETKEELYDRDEELNQLRSTVSEPIVLLTGIRRIGKTSILKAFLNDTSLPHALVDARIPLSSYRAIYTMFSEVLSQLNKRLPIKSVLQHFRGISIFGVNVSLSWDPRERVLLTQVLDRINDEGKVIIAFDEAQNLRGKLGHEMLSILAHCYDYCKNVTFILTGSEIGLLYDFLKVEDPSSPLYGRHLEEVRVNRFDSFRSIDFLERGFEQAGMTPTKDVLEHAVEELDGVVGWLTEFGLRCLRAKEVKKSFVDDVLELAMRTTVEELSHFSREYVTIVEAIAKGHGRWSEIKRYFEDKRRRTIYDAELGRYLNNLEGRGYVVKSGRGNYQLADPVIGRAFNFLRR; this comes from the coding sequence GTGTTAGTTATTCTCTTCGATGGAAGGCCTAAGGAAACCAAGGAAGAGTTGTATGATAGAGACGAGGAACTTAACCAGTTGCGTTCGACTGTGTCAGAGCCCATAGTTCTCCTAACTGGTATCAGGAGAATAGGTAAGACCTCTATTCTAAAGGCTTTCCTAAACGACACCAGTTTACCTCACGCCCTTGTGGACGCTAGAATCCCGCTATCCTCTTATAGGGCAATCTACACGATGTTTTCGGAGGTACTATCCCAGTTAAACAAGAGATTACCCATCAAATCTGTCTTACAGCACTTTAGGGGAATTTCAATCTTCGGAGTTAACGTATCCCTGTCCTGGGATCCCAGGGAAAGGGTTTTATTAACTCAAGTATTGGACAGAATAAACGACGAAGGCAAGGTGATCATAGCCTTCGACGAGGCCCAAAACCTAAGAGGTAAGTTGGGCCACGAGATGCTCTCCATTTTAGCCCACTGTTACGATTACTGCAAAAACGTGACCTTCATTCTAACGGGCTCGGAGATAGGACTACTGTACGACTTTCTAAAGGTTGAGGATCCATCCTCTCCCCTATACGGGAGGCATTTAGAGGAGGTGAGAGTGAACAGATTTGATTCATTCCGATCCATAGATTTCCTAGAGAGGGGCTTTGAACAGGCCGGGATGACACCCACGAAAGACGTCCTGGAGCACGCGGTGGAGGAACTTGACGGAGTTGTGGGGTGGTTGACGGAGTTCGGGCTCAGGTGTTTGAGGGCCAAGGAAGTCAAGAAGTCATTTGTGGACGATGTCCTGGAACTCGCAATGAGAACAACGGTTGAGGAATTGAGTCATTTCTCCAGGGAATACGTCACAATAGTTGAGGCCATAGCGAAGGGGCATGGGAGGTGGAGCGAGATAAAGAGGTACTTCGAAGACAAGAGGAGGAGGACCATATACGACGCGGAACTTGGGAGATATTTAAATAACCTGGAGGGGCGGGGATACGTCGTCAAGAGCGGTAGGGGAAACTACCAGTTGGCCGACCCAGTGATAGGGAGAGCTTTCAATTTCCTTAGAAGATGA
- a CDS encoding vWA domain-containing protein, with product MSMSEGYLRGVDYEDPIVKYRGERISHTLKKLIGKDLPVEPAFLVDSYYTHYLPLPIMRSEEEVSDEGKLMYKFLEMTLSSDAVLSNRNYSVANSAVSMALSISYVQNLIEELERIRKTSQSKEEREAAEQILNGMMRGNKRSGTQQGNQESMEKLMKQVHEKAMSKAMEDANMVKSMQRIIGGNGAGTGSMLNFEGDIHEVLRLSKITEIKKILEFLSGMQKLGSFTRKVSTRYSKGELYGYEKGSDLERIVPSELSMPDEIFYLKLAEAETLLYEKQIRESLGPLYLLLDKSGSMDGEKILWAKAVALALYSRARRENRDFYMRFFDNIPYPLIKVMKNAKSKDVIKMIEYIGKIRGGGGTDISRSVLSACEDIREGPVKGVSEIILLTDGEDKIAETAVRRSLKDAKSTLISVMIRGDNNDLRRVSDNYFSVYKLDHEDLLKIVEA from the coding sequence ATATCCATGAGTGAGGGATACCTTAGAGGAGTAGACTACGAGGACCCCATAGTTAAGTATAGGGGCGAAAGGATCTCTCATACCCTAAAGAAGTTGATTGGAAAGGACTTACCGGTCGAGCCAGCGTTCCTAGTGGACTCCTACTACACCCACTACTTACCACTGCCCATAATGAGGTCAGAGGAGGAGGTGTCGGATGAGGGAAAGCTCATGTACAAGTTCCTGGAGATGACCCTGTCCTCCGACGCGGTGTTGAGCAACAGGAATTACTCCGTGGCTAACTCCGCTGTGAGCATGGCCCTCTCAATAAGCTACGTTCAGAACCTCATAGAGGAGCTTGAGAGGATAAGGAAGACTTCCCAGTCCAAGGAGGAGAGAGAGGCGGCGGAGCAGATACTGAACGGAATGATGAGAGGAAACAAGAGGAGCGGGACGCAGCAGGGAAATCAAGAGTCAATGGAGAAGCTCATGAAGCAGGTGCACGAGAAGGCCATGTCTAAGGCGATGGAGGACGCCAACATGGTGAAGAGCATGCAGAGGATAATAGGTGGGAACGGGGCAGGCACGGGAAGTATGCTGAACTTCGAGGGGGACATACACGAGGTGTTGAGACTGTCGAAGATAACGGAGATAAAAAAGATACTAGAGTTCCTGAGCGGAATGCAGAAATTAGGATCGTTCACTAGAAAAGTTAGCACCAGGTACTCTAAGGGAGAGCTTTACGGTTACGAGAAGGGGTCAGACCTTGAGAGGATCGTCCCATCTGAACTTTCAATGCCAGACGAGATCTTCTACCTCAAACTGGCGGAGGCCGAGACTTTACTTTACGAGAAGCAGATAAGGGAGAGCCTCGGGCCGCTCTATCTCCTCCTAGACAAGTCGGGGAGCATGGACGGGGAGAAGATACTTTGGGCGAAGGCCGTGGCACTGGCTCTATACAGTAGAGCGAGGAGAGAGAACAGGGACTTCTACATGAGGTTCTTCGACAACATACCATACCCGCTCATAAAGGTGATGAAGAACGCCAAGAGCAAAGACGTCATAAAGATGATAGAGTATATAGGTAAGATTAGGGGGGGAGGAGGGACAGACATAAGTAGGTCCGTTCTGAGTGCCTGCGAGGACATAAGGGAGGGCCCAGTGAAGGGAGTAAGTGAGATAATTCTCCTCACGGACGGAGAGGATAAGATAGCCGAAACAGCGGTGAGGAGGTCGTTGAAAGACGCTAAGTCCACTTTAATAAGCGTCATGATAAGAGGAGATAACAACGACCTTAGGAGAGTGTCCGACAACTACTTCAGTGTTTACAAGCTGGATCACGAGGACCTGTTGAAGATAGTGGAGGCTTGA
- a CDS encoding AAA family ATPase, producing MRGTDGDRLLSLPRKFMETLYTPFISRDEEAKVVTLALIAKEHVVLVGEPGTAKSAIARRAAELLKAKFFSYLLTKYTEPAELFGALDVNMLRQGIYRRITKDKLPESEIAFLDEIFNANSAILNSLLTLLNERVIYDGYNTIKVPLRTLIGASNRVPDEPELEALYDRLLLRHYAKPVGEEVWKQLLDSSWELEFTDKWKVTEPLLTTEDLDRMYSMIPDVDVSAVKNKLLKLFLMLEEKGIHMSDRRKGKTLKVVSAHSILNGRLKATEEDLVVLKYVAPREIDDFEKVAALLAEELKTPIKYMKELNEIYTNIKEAGKYVDSSNDSDPRLVELIRSLKATRERVLSLGREGGDPKVEEFSTQVVAEIDKLLERVARKLGIYP from the coding sequence ATGAGAGGAACGGATGGTGACAGACTACTGTCTTTGCCCAGGAAGTTCATGGAGACCTTGTACACACCGTTCATAAGCAGGGACGAGGAGGCCAAGGTCGTTACCCTGGCTCTAATAGCGAAGGAACACGTGGTGTTGGTAGGAGAGCCAGGCACCGCCAAGTCGGCCATAGCGAGGAGAGCCGCAGAGCTGCTCAAGGCGAAGTTCTTTTCTTATCTGCTAACTAAATATACGGAACCAGCAGAGCTCTTCGGCGCCTTAGACGTGAACATGCTGAGACAGGGGATATACAGGAGGATAACTAAGGACAAACTCCCGGAAAGCGAGATAGCGTTCTTAGACGAGATATTCAACGCCAACTCCGCCATCCTAAACTCACTGCTAACACTCCTTAACGAGAGGGTGATATACGACGGTTACAACACCATAAAGGTACCACTCAGGACCCTAATAGGGGCAAGCAACAGAGTACCGGACGAGCCAGAGCTGGAGGCCCTCTACGACAGGCTTCTCCTAAGGCACTACGCCAAGCCGGTGGGAGAGGAGGTGTGGAAACAGTTGCTCGACTCCAGCTGGGAATTGGAGTTCACCGACAAGTGGAAGGTGACGGAGCCGCTGTTGACGACTGAGGACCTAGACAGGATGTATTCCATGATACCAGACGTCGACGTCAGCGCGGTGAAGAACAAGCTACTCAAGCTCTTCCTGATGTTAGAGGAGAAGGGAATACACATGAGCGACAGAAGAAAGGGTAAGACCCTAAAGGTGGTCTCGGCACACTCCATACTTAACGGTAGGTTGAAGGCCACGGAGGAGGACTTAGTGGTCCTGAAGTACGTGGCTCCCAGGGAAATAGACGACTTCGAGAAGGTAGCCGCCTTGTTGGCGGAGGAGCTCAAGACACCCATAAAGTACATGAAGGAGCTCAACGAGATATACACTAACATAAAGGAGGCCGGCAAATACGTGGATTCGTCAAACGACTCAGACCCCAGGTTGGTGGAACTCATAAGGAGTCTGAAAGCCACCAGGGAGAGGGTTCTCTCACTAGGTAGAGAGGGAGGAGACCCCAAGGTGGAGGAGTTCTCCACCCAGGTAGTGGCCGAGATAGACAAGCTCCTCGAGAGGGTGGCCAGGAAGCTGGGGATATATCCATGA
- a CDS encoding 30S ribosomal protein S8e — MGFFQGSDRRKITGGKKGVNRGKRRYEVGSPFTETKLGQSSVREVERTRGGNEKVRLRYVDSAVVTDPATKQSKKVKILQVLDVPANREYARRGIVVKGAKLRTEIGTAVVTSRPGQDGVVNAVLVRQ; from the coding sequence ATGGGTTTCTTCCAAGGAAGCGACAGGAGGAAGATAACTGGCGGCAAGAAGGGGGTGAACAGGGGAAAGCGTAGGTATGAAGTTGGGAGCCCCTTCACGGAGACCAAACTAGGGCAGTCGTCGGTAAGGGAAGTGGAAAGGACCAGAGGGGGTAATGAGAAGGTGAGGCTAAGGTACGTGGATTCTGCAGTTGTCACTGATCCGGCGACTAAGCAATCTAAGAAGGTGAAGATACTGCAAGTGTTGGACGTCCCAGCGAACAGGGAATACGCTAGGAGAGGGATCGTAGTTAAGGGCGCTAAGTTGAGGACGGAGATCGGAACTGCCGTTGTCACTTCTAGGCCCGGCCAGGACGGCGTAGTGAACGCCGTGCTGGTGAGGCAGTGA
- a CDS encoding signal recognition particle subunit SRP19/SEC65 family protein — MTLHDLEGNRLILWLSYFQEGPRSRGRRIPRSSANSKISLEDLVRAAQAFGLNPEPLREVIYPRERSKIGAVVVDKRKSKQATLRELGEWLKQHRQTQ, encoded by the coding sequence GTGACCCTCCACGATCTAGAGGGGAACAGGTTAATACTTTGGCTCTCCTACTTTCAAGAGGGCCCAAGGTCCAGAGGTAGGAGAATTCCTAGGAGTTCGGCGAACTCCAAGATCAGTCTGGAGGACTTGGTGAGGGCAGCTCAGGCCTTTGGACTAAATCCCGAACCCTTAAGGGAAGTTATATATCCTCGGGAGAGGAGCAAGATCGGGGCAGTTGTGGTAGATAAGAGGAAGTCCAAGCAGGCTACGTTAAGGGAGCTAGGTGAGTGGTTGAAACAGCACAGACAGACCCAATGA
- the hxlB gene encoding 6-phospho-3-hexuloisomerase, whose translation MARDSYLKDSSSSELSSEVPLSVKTMYDIAEFVLRAATLIKARQAEEMVNALEDFYRNHRGGKVLVMGAGRSGLVGRAFAMRLLHLGYNSYVLGETIVPAIRENDIAIAISGSGRTKLIVTAAEAVREAKSRLIAITSYADSPLGRMADIVVEVPGRTKYSKNEDYFARQILGINEPLAPLGTLFEDATQVFLDGIVAELMVRLKKTEEDLRLVHANIEL comes from the coding sequence ATGGCTCGTGATTCCTATTTGAAGGACTCGTCCTCGAGCGAGCTCTCCTCAGAGGTACCTCTAAGCGTGAAGACCATGTACGATATTGCCGAGTTCGTCCTCAGAGCGGCCACTCTGATAAAGGCCCGCCAAGCCGAGGAAATGGTGAACGCCCTAGAGGACTTCTACAGGAACCACAGAGGAGGAAAGGTTCTAGTAATGGGAGCTGGAAGGAGCGGACTAGTGGGCAGGGCTTTCGCAATGAGGCTCCTTCACTTAGGCTACAACTCTTACGTCCTTGGGGAGACCATAGTTCCAGCAATTCGAGAGAACGATATAGCCATAGCCATCTCCGGTTCGGGAAGGACTAAGCTCATAGTGACGGCTGCTGAGGCAGTCAGAGAGGCTAAGTCTAGGCTTATAGCCATAACTAGTTACGCCGATAGCCCGTTGGGGAGAATGGCCGACATAGTAGTTGAGGTCCCCGGCAGGACTAAGTACAGTAAGAACGAGGACTACTTTGCCAGGCAGATACTAGGGATAAACGAGCCCTTGGCACCTCTCGGCACCCTGTTCGAGGACGCGACTCAGGTATTCCTAGACGGAATAGTCGCAGAACTTATGGTTAGACTCAAGAAGACGGAAGAAGACCTGAGGTTGGTCCACGCTAACATAGAGCTTTAA
- a CDS encoding 3-isopropylmalate dehydratase small subunit, which yields MIVEGPVLKYGDKIDTDVIIPARYLTSTDPIFLAQHAMEPIDPKFYQKASKGVVVVGGKVFGMGSSREQAAIALKAAGVRAVLAESFARIFYRNAINTGLPVITVPGISKEVNEGDFVRVVIETGEVTVGDKRLSGKGVTGMALKILESGGIMEYLAHVSK from the coding sequence GTGATCGTTGAGGGACCTGTCTTAAAGTACGGTGATAAGATAGATACTGATGTTATAATACCGGCAAGGTACCTGACGTCTACAGACCCAATCTTCCTGGCCCAACACGCGATGGAACCCATAGATCCGAAATTCTACCAGAAGGCCTCAAAGGGGGTTGTGGTAGTGGGCGGAAAGGTATTCGGAATGGGATCGTCCAGGGAACAGGCCGCAATAGCACTGAAAGCTGCAGGAGTGAGGGCCGTGCTGGCAGAGTCGTTCGCTAGGATATTCTATAGGAACGCGATTAACACCGGTCTCCCTGTAATAACCGTCCCCGGGATATCCAAGGAAGTCAACGAGGGAGACTTCGTGAGAGTGGTAATAGAGACGGGCGAAGTGACTGTAGGGGATAAGAGATTGTCGGGCAAGGGTGTAACAGGGATGGCCCTGAAAATACTTGAAAGCGGTGGAATAATGGAATACCTAGCTCACGTTTCCAAATGA
- a CDS encoding 3-isopropylmalate dehydratase large subunit, with the protein MGYTLTEKILGRAAGRSVAPGDVTEVGVDIVAFHDLTGYHVIEVMEKAKMSKIFDREKLVVAFDHLSPPPDPRSAQIQVSIRKFVKEMGIKNFHDNNVGILHQLMVEKYAQPGQVILAADSHTTTSGALGAFAQGMGASDIAAAVITGRTWITVPEPFKVNLRGRPAKWIGGKDVALQLLGEFKADYFNGKSIEVSVEEPHSFPVDYRATVSNMGIEMNADALIFVPDTETVKFIKENRGYEPKLVTPDGDAKYVGTYDIELNRMVPLVAAPHSVDNVKAASEVGNVEVDQVFIGSCTNGRLSDFEIASKILKGRKVRTRTIAIPASYEQFKRAMELGYIKDLVESGAVITYGTCGPCLGGHFGVAGPGEVVLSTSSRNFKGRMGSPDAKVYLSGPAVAAATAATGRITDPRELE; encoded by the coding sequence ATGGGCTATACATTGACTGAGAAGATCCTCGGAAGGGCGGCGGGAAGGTCCGTGGCCCCAGGAGACGTGACAGAAGTGGGCGTGGACATAGTCGCCTTCCACGACCTCACAGGCTATCATGTGATAGAGGTCATGGAGAAAGCTAAAATGTCGAAAATATTTGATAGAGAGAAACTCGTAGTCGCCTTCGATCACCTCTCCCCTCCTCCCGATCCTAGGAGCGCCCAGATCCAAGTCTCAATAAGGAAGTTCGTCAAAGAGATGGGAATCAAGAATTTCCACGACAACAACGTGGGTATCCTCCATCAGCTCATGGTGGAGAAGTATGCCCAACCCGGACAAGTGATCTTGGCAGCGGACAGCCACACCACCACCTCAGGAGCTTTGGGGGCCTTCGCCCAGGGCATGGGAGCCAGCGATATAGCCGCTGCCGTGATAACAGGAAGGACATGGATCACGGTGCCGGAACCATTCAAGGTGAACCTCAGGGGGAGGCCAGCGAAGTGGATAGGAGGAAAGGACGTGGCCCTCCAGCTCCTAGGTGAGTTCAAGGCCGACTACTTCAACGGTAAGTCGATAGAGGTCTCGGTGGAGGAGCCCCACTCCTTTCCCGTGGACTATAGGGCCACTGTCTCTAACATGGGAATCGAGATGAACGCCGACGCACTGATATTTGTGCCTGACACTGAGACCGTGAAGTTCATTAAGGAGAACAGAGGTTACGAACCCAAACTCGTTACCCCAGACGGAGATGCCAAATACGTCGGCACTTACGACATAGAACTGAACAGGATGGTGCCCCTGGTGGCGGCGCCCCATAGTGTAGACAACGTCAAGGCTGCGTCAGAAGTAGGGAACGTCGAAGTGGATCAGGTCTTCATAGGTTCCTGCACCAATGGCAGACTGAGTGACTTCGAAATAGCCAGCAAAATACTGAAAGGGAGGAAGGTGAGAACTAGGACAATAGCGATACCGGCGTCCTACGAACAGTTCAAAAGGGCTATGGAGCTGGGTTACATCAAGGATCTAGTGGAGAGCGGAGCCGTGATCACTTACGGAACCTGCGGGCCTTGCCTAGGGGGACACTTTGGAGTCGCAGGCCCGGGAGAAGTAGTACTATCCACAAGTTCGAGGAACTTCAAGGGAAGGATGGGGAGTCCGGATGCCAAGGTATACCTCTCAGGACCGGCCGTAGCAGCGGCGACTGCCGCCACCGGCAGAATAACTGACCCGAGGGAGTTGGAGTGA
- the tenA gene encoding thiaminase II: protein MLSSELWRSVGDVYEAILSHPFIIGLTTGELDEEKFRFYIAQDSLYLREYGKVLAIAAAKAEEREHSRFFAESLARSIKVEQEMHEAFMRAWGMRAEEMSPTNTAYTNFLLATAYSRPFHEVVGAILPCFWIYMEVGSTLKAKGSRNALFQKWIDTYGGEEYERGVKRAIEIVNELELGERERRATKEKFRMAAIYEYMFWDSAYRLERYPFRLTSPL from the coding sequence ATGCTCTCGTCCGAACTGTGGAGGTCGGTGGGAGACGTTTACGAGGCCATACTGTCTCACCCTTTCATTATTGGCCTAACCACAGGCGAGCTGGATGAGGAGAAGTTTAGGTTTTACATAGCTCAGGACTCCCTATACCTCAGGGAGTACGGCAAGGTCCTAGCCATAGCCGCAGCAAAGGCCGAAGAAAGGGAGCATAGCAGGTTCTTCGCCGAGAGTCTAGCGCGTTCCATAAAGGTTGAACAGGAGATGCACGAGGCCTTCATGCGAGCTTGGGGAATGAGAGCGGAAGAGATGAGTCCCACCAACACTGCCTACACTAACTTTCTCCTAGCCACGGCCTACTCGAGGCCCTTTCACGAGGTCGTAGGTGCCATCCTCCCCTGTTTTTGGATATATATGGAGGTTGGGAGCACACTCAAGGCCAAGGGGTCTAGGAATGCTCTTTTCCAGAAGTGGATCGACACCTACGGAGGGGAGGAATACGAGAGGGGGGTGAAGAGAGCTATTGAAATTGTGAATGAGTTGGAGCTTGGAGAAAGGGAGAGGAGGGCGACGAAGGAGAAGTTCAGGATGGCAGCTATATACGAGTACATGTTCTGGGACAGTGCTTATAGACTAGAGAGGTATCCCTTCCGGCTCACCTCCCCGCTTTGA
- a CDS encoding MMPL family transporter — MKFNRSEFRSIVVWVVLLVFMIPGIINYSHYLTYSAQQESTGQSAEVEKLLFNSSTNRETLIIVVNESPFNLSLASKVLALQGNLSLLPGVISTSSPFSEYELFIASTVGNLSVAKQYVEQHGLYGSPSFLRAASVSADNSTFLVTIQLNYTSGTTLAGGTSPSQEIVPKVEQMVHLYLGNEAYVTGNGALKYETQQLTQRSAFVFPVLFVVLAIAVGLTLYSFKGSLLALLFVSLTTIIGYFAVFVTGILLKSVDYVVNYTLTAVLLGITTDYLVFIASRYKEELKGGREKAIEAASKKASKTVLISGLTVGLSLATFSLVPGFLSWGVVLLIAILISTAMMVTLLPSILSVAGMRLFSTPSKESRVTNSYFYRAATLKRKGLIVAFFVVLTIPAAYLFFHLPTTYNFDVGLPSDLRSVQGLNILQAKFGAYTSPIIVVVNSSAPLRQEARTLIETPGVSSVVGPYADGRDVLNSSNVSQFQVGRYVYFVIYSNVSPYSPAAAQLVKQLRGEGFLVGGVAASIVDLESMNTRNYSLLEILIVTVVGLVLGLSFRSWKDPLASLTGVFMSVTWTTGLLYLISTYVLKERLIYLVPVILFVILMSLGNDYTVFILSRVREEGNVPVAMAKTGRTVTSLGLILAVSLGVLTLIPVGFLQQLGVAFFVSLLIDTFAIRSVYLPSVLQFLKEKPTRPSEGDRNSLKAGR, encoded by the coding sequence GTGAAGTTCAACAGATCGGAGTTCAGATCGATAGTAGTATGGGTAGTTCTCCTAGTCTTCATGATCCCAGGCATTATTAACTACTCTCATTACCTCACCTACTCGGCTCAACAAGAGAGCACTGGCCAGTCTGCTGAAGTGGAGAAGCTCCTCTTCAACTCGTCTACGAACAGGGAGACTCTCATAATAGTAGTGAATGAATCTCCGTTCAACCTGTCCTTGGCAAGTAAGGTGCTCGCACTACAAGGTAACTTGTCCCTACTTCCTGGAGTGATCTCTACCTCTTCCCCTTTTTCGGAGTACGAACTTTTCATAGCATCGACCGTAGGAAACCTCTCCGTTGCCAAACAATACGTGGAACAACACGGTCTATATGGCTCGCCCTCGTTCTTGAGGGCCGCAAGTGTGAGTGCTGATAATTCCACCTTTCTCGTGACCATACAACTGAACTACACCTCAGGGACTACACTAGCAGGGGGGACTTCCCCATCCCAGGAGATCGTCCCTAAAGTGGAACAGATGGTTCACCTCTACTTGGGCAATGAGGCCTACGTTACGGGTAACGGAGCTCTTAAGTATGAGACTCAACAGCTGACCCAGAGGAGTGCCTTCGTTTTCCCCGTTCTCTTCGTTGTCTTAGCAATAGCGGTTGGTCTCACCCTTTACTCATTCAAGGGCTCATTGTTGGCCCTCCTTTTCGTCTCCCTCACCACAATAATTGGTTACTTCGCGGTTTTCGTGACCGGCATCCTACTTAAGAGCGTGGACTACGTAGTCAACTACACCCTCACTGCCGTCCTACTCGGGATAACTACGGACTACCTAGTATTCATAGCCAGCAGATACAAGGAGGAACTCAAGGGAGGGAGAGAGAAGGCGATCGAAGCCGCTTCCAAAAAGGCCTCGAAGACAGTGTTGATTTCTGGGCTAACAGTAGGGTTGAGCCTAGCCACGTTCTCCTTAGTTCCAGGCTTTCTGAGTTGGGGAGTGGTCCTCTTGATTGCCATCCTGATCTCTACTGCGATGATGGTCACACTTTTACCGTCTATCCTCTCAGTCGCCGGAATGAGGCTCTTCTCGACACCCTCTAAAGAGTCTAGAGTGACCAACTCATATTTCTACAGAGCCGCCACGTTGAAGAGGAAGGGACTTATTGTCGCGTTTTTCGTCGTCCTGACTATTCCAGCAGCTTACCTGTTCTTCCACCTACCCACAACTTACAACTTCGACGTCGGACTTCCATCAGATCTCAGGAGCGTGCAGGGACTCAACATACTTCAGGCAAAGTTCGGTGCATACACTTCACCAATCATAGTGGTGGTTAACTCTTCTGCTCCACTAAGACAGGAGGCTCGGACTTTAATTGAGACGCCCGGGGTGTCAAGCGTCGTTGGGCCTTACGCTGATGGGAGAGATGTCCTAAATTCCTCTAATGTATCTCAGTTTCAGGTGGGACGCTACGTTTATTTCGTAATCTACAGCAACGTTTCTCCCTATTCCCCCGCGGCGGCCCAACTGGTGAAACAACTCCGCGGAGAGGGATTCCTCGTAGGTGGGGTGGCTGCCTCCATAGTTGACCTAGAGTCCATGAACACGAGGAACTACTCCCTCCTCGAGATCTTGATAGTAACTGTGGTCGGACTGGTGTTGGGACTCTCATTCAGGTCCTGGAAGGACCCACTGGCCTCGCTCACAGGGGTGTTCATGAGCGTGACTTGGACGACCGGCTTGCTCTACCTCATTTCGACTTACGTTCTCAAGGAACGGCTGATATACCTGGTTCCGGTCATTTTGTTCGTGATATTGATGTCCTTAGGTAACGATTACACTGTGTTCATACTATCCAGAGTCAGGGAGGAAGGAAACGTACCAGTCGCCATGGCAAAGACGGGAAGGACAGTGACTTCTTTGGGCCTCATCTTAGCAGTGTCCCTCGGAGTTCTCACATTAATTCCTGTGGGGTTCCTTCAGCAGTTGGGAGTTGCGTTCTTCGTCTCTCTCCTCATCGACACGTTCGCCATAAGGAGCGTGTATCTCCCCTCTGTGCTTCAGTTCCTTAAGGAAAAGCCGACGAGGCCCAGCGAAGGTGATCGCAACTCGCTCAAAGCGGGGAGGTGA